A stretch of DNA from Serinus canaria isolate serCan28SL12 chromosome 14, serCan2020, whole genome shotgun sequence:
taaattttctggtttggtaAACACAGaatcttaaatatttattcttttgctCTGTCTTTATTCACGTAAAcaccaaaacacaggaaaaaaataggggCTTCTCTGAGATTTCAGGTATGTGCTTTGAGTCTCTAAGCAATCCCTGCCTGTAAGGTAACAGAAACTGCTGAGGGCAAGAACATGAAGTTACTAGGCCAAGAGTCGAAGAGTTTACAAATTTCCAGACGGCAGAACTacaataattataaaataaggGTAGCCCTCAAGCAAACTTAAGATTTGGCCTATGATAAAATGCTAGTTACAGGACAGATTTGAAATAGTTACAGAAAGCATTTCTAATTTTTACTCTTGGGCTTGAAAAAAGCTGGCTCCTCTTTTGGCAACACAGACACGAATCTTTTTCTATAATCTGCTCTATGATCCTGGAACAAGCATTTTAAGTTCTTCAAAGCCAAGAGGTGTAACAGCTGTGCACagaggcatttttttcttaaaagctcCCAATCTAGGTATGTATTTGAAAAGTGGGAGGGCTatttttgatgctttttctttcttaggaATACAAGCAACTTtctgaagaaatacaaaaactTAGAGTTTTATTAGGTCAGCATGGTATTGCATACAAAGGAAATTCTGGTGAGTGTTTTTGGTATCATTCTTGTCCATTGTTGTCTGCTAAGACTGTGAATACCCCAATGCTGTTTTCAGTTACAGTAACAGATAAATAATCTGGCATATCTGGAGGTAAAATTCAGTAGACACGTTTTTAATAAGTACTTAGGTTTTGATTGCCATGCACAAGGACTTTGTCCTCAAAAAATCTGTTGATGACTTGAAATTCTAGCTTTATAGAaaaattttgtcttctgttgTTACTGAAGTTTGTCTCCAGTCCTTAAGGGTGCCAGTTTAAAAGGAAACCAATATTACACCATTAATAGAACAAATGTGTCTGTTAAGTAACTCCACTTCTGTATTGTAACCATAAGGCCTGATATCTTTCATAACACTTGAAGTTTTCTCTGTATCTTTTCGGATcggttttttccctttttgaagttgcctgtttctttcttccctctctttgaTTTCTGTTAGGTAAGTACCATACGACATGCAGTTTTTAGTAGAGAAGACCGATGCTGGCTGTGAAGGGGCACGGCTTATCCGGATTAATTCCAGAcaagatttttggggtttttttgggggtttttttttgtttgtttgtttgtttgtttgtttgggggggaGGTgaggggtttggtttggtttggttttatttttttgagagagGTTTGTAATTTGGTTTTCTATTTGTTTGTTCgtttgtttttcctcattcCCGCCGGACCGTCATGCCCTTTATTACATGAACTATTTGTCAAAGGAGAATTTAATGTCCAGGAATACATGTATATTCATGAATACatatatctttttcttttatagatTTTATGTTCAGAATTGACActtcaacaaaacaaagaatCTTTGAGCTAATTAAATTAGCTTAAGATTAGTgacaaacttattttttttctttttgctttgagaAACTTTTCTGGCAAAAAAACTCATAAAAATTTTCTAAAACATGTTATCTGCACATTTAAACTATTAACAATGTAATTTGCACAGTATTTCTGCCTGTTTGGTAGTATTGCAGTAGTTCTTTTAATTATTGCAGATAAGCACTCTGTAATCAAAAGTCAAATTCAGTTTACTGTAGATgacttcaaaattatttagtGAATTCTGTTACAAAAATTTTTTGGTGTTCAAAAGCCAGAATAACTGATGTCATATTAAAAACCTAAATTTTACAGCCGGAAATACCAGCGTTGAGTACGTAAGTCACCAACTGGCAACTGCAGTGGCATCAGTTCTTAATGGGTCAAAGGATGATGAGCACCTGCACGGCGATACAGGAATTTGGAATTACACTCTGTGAAGAAACTTGGATGGTACATAACGTAAATTAAACTGAACATGTATTATGTCACAAAGATGATCTGCCTTCTTGTGACTATTCTTGACTTTGTTTCAATTTGTGCCCTAAAGCAAACACAGTGTAGTAGAGTGAGAGCACACCATTATGAGAATACTTAGCTAGTTTCTGACAACATTTGTAACACTTTTTTGTTAAGACCAGTATTTGGCACGAACTTAAAGATTCGCTGTGCCTAGTCCCaggttttgctatttttattgaTCAAGTGTGGTAGAAGTTGGAGTGAATACAAACCAGCTCAAGACCAGTGTGCAAGGTGTTTTAAGAAAGGTACTAAATACAATATTAAGAACGTGCTATTTCATCTATATGCTAAAAAGTTTTCTGGACAGActttagcagaaaaataaacGGGTTTTTTTGCCACAGCAGTGCACACCACACCACTCCACCGACTCGAGGTCAAAGGTCGATGGCGTCTTTGGCTGTCAGGTTAAATGGAAGTTGGTCAGAATCTGACAGAAAGGTACAATGAAATCACTGAGTTGTTACAAAAGCATAGTTGTGTTGAGGTAATACCCGGCAATTCTCTGTACGTAAAACGGAATAAAATGGACTCCTCCAACACAAACTGTGGAAGCATCACTGTAGCCGTCGGTGAACGCCGGCTGCGGTCACTGTGCCGCCTCCTGTGGTTCGGGACCCCCTCAGCCCGGCGTCCAGTCGGCCTTGCTCTCAACGGCGGCAGCTGCGTCGAGCCGCGGCCCAACCCACCGAGCCCTCGCCCTTTCCGCTTCCTCTCACGTAAAGCGCGGGATGATCCTGGCACTGGCTCGCTGGCGGTGAGGAgcgggcgggccggggcagCCGGCCCTGAAGACGGGGGCTGGGacgggggccgggccggggccgccggtGTTGAGGAGAGGGGCGGGCAGGGGCCGCCCGCGATGTTTACGGGGGCCGGGAGTCTTCGTGAGCCCTTCGCGACGCTCCCGCGTGGGTCGTTGCAGGGCGCGGCGAGCCCCGTGTCTGCCCGGGCCTCGGCGGGGGCTGTCACGTCGGCGGAACCCGGAGGGTGCGGCGGGCGCGGATCCGGGGCCCATTCCCTTCTCCGGCAGCAAGGCCAGTCCGCGGGTTTGGAGCGTTAGCCGGTCGATGGGGAGCGACCACGAGAGGCCGTCGGTGAAGGTGCTGCCTCTTAGTGTGCTCGGCACAGGGCTGTTGTTATGGTGTGCgttcagagagaaaagggagacTGACGAGCGACTGGAAGCGGTTCTCTTCGGCCAGATCGTGGACTCAGATACGGCCCAGGAAAGCAATGCTcctcttcagctgctgaaagaGAATTGAGGACTGACCTGAGGGAGCTGACAAAAGTTTGCTGGCATTCACCTGTACTGGCactgtaatgaaaaaaacttgtttttctaGTTTTTCGGCAGCCTCATCTTGCAAGTTTGATTTCTTCGTGCTGTTTTCTGTGCCGGTCTTGTCTTAGTAATTTACACTGGTAGGAAACGGTGAAGTTTCTGGATTGCGCAGGTAGGGATGAACAGGATGTATTGCAAATCCAGTTGAACTTGAAGCTAAATTTTATGCAACCCGTCATTTTTCTGGGGATCATTTTCCTTAGCAGATtgttgtattaaaaaatacctaATGTGATTGTCTGTGAAAGTGCTGCTTAAGGTGcctttcatttcacattttgGTAGTTACAGACTATGTTCTGTTTATATTGAAGACAGCTGTAAAGGAATGATTAATTACTATGCAATTATGTTCcgaatttcttctttttgtgtgtAATTCTCCTCATTAATGTAGAAATTGCCTTCAAGGGTGCATTCTTTCTGGACTAGAGCTTTCTAGGCTTGCTTGATTTAGATGGTCAATACTGGCAGGAGAGTATTTTGCCCAAAATCTAAATGTTTGGCTTGCGTTATATTGGGGATGTCTCATTGAACGATACAGTACCTAGGCTTTTTGTGCAGATTCATAGATATTCAAGCTTGCACTCTCTGGAAACTTTTCTTGGAGAGGAGAAATGTAAAATACTAACGTGACTTTGTTGCCTTCAAAATTAGAGGCTTTTTTAAGTTCTCAAatgtaaaaatggaaaatcaggTTTATATCATGAAAATTGCTAATTAAAGCCCCAACGCCAACAAAGATGATAGTACCTATTAAGATAGGCTGAAGCTATGGAGAAATGGGGGGGCAGCATCACATTTGTGTAATACCACCTATTAGTCTGAACAACATGCACTACTGTGGCTTTTGATTTTGCTGTAGAGTCTCTTAACCACATGATGCCGCATTTGATTTGGTACTGTCACAAGGTTTAATCTTGGTATTCAGCTTTTACTACAGTAGAATGTTGCAAGTGAGATGCATGGGGACATCCTGGTGAATGAGTGAAAGAATAAtcctggtttgggttttttggcttttttggctttttttctttcttgggttttttggtgctCGGGTGTAACGTCTGTTGCTTCTGACTAGCTTTCTTGCACGATATTCTGTGGAAACAATGAATTGCTTTGTTTAAGGAAATACAGAGCTCCCCTCCATGTGTGTTTATACCACTGCTTCTGTGCCTTCTTTGggggtgaggaaaaaaaaaaaaggctgaggaGGGGGAGGGTGTGGAGACTCATCAGGGGGCTCTGATGTCATTTGGGGCACCCCAGTGTCCCTAGAAGAGAGTGCCACGCTGCAGTGGAGGAGCAGGTGAGTGGGGAATGAGGAAGGGTCATGCTGAGTTGCCCTCAGTTCCCTGGGTGGGAAAGTCCTTGAAGTAGACAAGCTGAACCATTTCTGAGAATTTCAAGTCTCCTGTTCTTATGATTCTTGATACAGTATTTAAATAGTTACTATCAAGGGTGGATCGGGTGGATTTGTTAGAGCGGCAGAAGTAGTTTTTTGCCTGGAAGCATGTTGGGATAAGCAACCCTCCTTAAAGTCGgaataaaatagttttttgtcttctcccttttttctttctagattATGGAGCATCGGGGAGAATGGTTGgcataaagaaattaaaggcACGAGGGAAGTTCCACATTCCTGAGGGAATGCTTTAGGCACCACGTGTAGCTTCTGAACCACACCGATAATCCCAGCTCCAAAACCTTCTGAAAGctggaagggacagggaggaaaATTCCAGGAGCGGTAGGAAGTGCTTTCTCCTGAGTCTGGAAGGCGTTGAGGTCAGAATGAGTTCCAAATACTCTTTTCTCCTGTTGCCAGCCTAGGACCAAGTCGGTGTTCCCTGAAGGGCCAcagttctctgtgtgtgcagggagatCCATCCATATTGGAGAGTGGGAGAAAGGTCCCTGCTCGTTACTGTGCTGTCGGTGGGCAGGGAAGTCTGATCTTGGCCAGATGGGTTGGTGAATACTGAATCAATCCTGCCTCCTTTTGACTGAGTTGTTTTAATGAGTCATCAGCAGGGACTGCTTTCAGCCGTCTTCAGGTTCTTTTTCACAGATTCCTTGTTGTTTTGATCCTGAAATTGCCAAACCCTTAAGTTTGCTAAATTAACCCTGGAAAGCTTCAACAAGTCAATCCTGAGAGAATTGGGGATTGGATAGCCCGGATCTTGCTTCCTGTTGAAGCCACGTTTGGTTCACCCCCTGATTTTGGTGTCAAGGGAAACTCCAAGTTAAGACTGATCAAAATGGAAAGCAGTTCTCTCAAAAAACTCAGCGTTCCGAACATTTGCT
This window harbors:
- the LOC103817790 gene encoding protein CCSMST1 → MILALARWRARRAPCLPGPRRGLSRRRNPEGAAGADPGPIPFSGSKASPRVWSVSRSMGSDHERPSVKVLPLSVLGTGLLLWCAFREKRETDERLEAVLFGQIVDSDTAQESNAPLQLLKEN